In one Plutella xylostella chromosome 20, ilPluXylo3.1, whole genome shotgun sequence genomic region, the following are encoded:
- the LOC105392182 gene encoding transmembrane protein 208, translating into MPPPPKGKAPTKGAKQIVEENLATIKFYRNMSLAAAAIYSTVTLALFYDSLTAWYISLNVLVFAIYGGCYQIMKYISKATYTDSNQLLDSGLDLNMEGGMGEHVKDIVILISITHVLAVVSNYFWLLLLLLPLRAVWLLWTNILGPWFFQEAPQETEQDEKKKKKMERKMKRYQQ; encoded by the exons ATGCCACCG cCTCCAAAAGGAAAAGCGCCTACAAAAGGTGCGAAACAAATAGTGGAAGAAAATCTAGCtacaataaagttttatagGAACATGTCGTTGGCAGCGGCTGCCATATACAGCACTGTCACACTCGCCTTGTTCTATGACAGCCTCACCGCTTGGTATATT TCTCTAAATGTGCTGGTGTTTGCGATATACGGGGGGTGCTACCAGATCATGAAATACATTAGTAAAGCAACATACACCGACTCCAACCAGCTGCTGGACTCCGGACTCGACCTCAACATGGAGGGGGGAATGGGGGA GCACGTAAAAGACATAGTGATCCTAATATCAATAACGCACGTCCTCGCCGTCGTGTCCAACTACTTCTGGCTATTACTGCTGTTGCTGCCACTTAGGGCAGTCTGGCTGCTGTGGACCAACATCCTCGGCCCGTGGTTCTTCCAGGAGGCCCCGCAGGAGACGGAACAGGACgagaagaaaaagaagaagatgGAACGCAAGATGAAACGGTATCAGCAATAA